In the genome of Paenibacillus pabuli, the window CGTTCTTCCGATCGCTGTTTGTATCCAAATTTTCTTGAATTATTTCTCTCATAGTTGAAATTTGGATACAAAGGCGAAGCATATGCTTCCGGAGTAGCTTTCTTTCAGAAAGCTTTTAGCTTCGCTTCTTCAGAATCGATTCCGTCTCCTTCACTACGGTGCTAATACAAAAGTTAATTAAATCGAGCCGCTAATCTATATCAAAAATTTTCGCGGCCTTCCGGGTATTACCGGAAGGACTTATGCAAAATTGAAACGGTGTAATTTACCACCAACGGTAGCCATTCTCTGCAATCAGACGATCTGCCGACTCTGGTCCTTGCGAACCTGCGCTGTACGTATCGAGTGGCACACTGCCCTCCTGGAATGCTTCCAAAATCGGCTGTACCCATTGCCAAGCCAGTTCAACTTCGTTCCAGTGAGCAAAGAATGTAGAATCTCCACGCATCGCGTCATAGATCAGGTTTTCATAAGCTTCCGGAATGTTTCGTTCACCTGAGTTGAAGTTCATATGCATTGGTTCCACTTCGCCTTGGTTGAGTGGGTTTTTTGCATTCAATTGAAGCGAAATGCTTTCTTTTGGACCAATTTCAATCGTCAGCAGGTTAGGCTCCGTTGTATTTTCGGATTCATGACCTGTTTTCAGTGGTGCCTTGAATTCAACAACAATTCTGGTTGATTTTTCAGCCAGGCGTTTGCCTGTACGAATGTAAAATGGAACCTCGCTCCAGAATGGATCATCGATCCACAATCTCGCGGCAACATAAGTCTCATTCTGAGAACCAGCTGGAATACCAGGCTCGTCCAGATATCCAACAACAGAAGCACCTTGCAGTTCACCTGCTCCATATTGGGCACGAACAACTTCGGAAGCGATATTCTCTTTCGTCAATGGACGAAGAGCTTCAGCAATCTTCTGTTTTTTGAATTGAATTTCTTCTGGTGTGCAGCGTTTTGGCAGATGCAGTGCAATCATCATCAGCAGCTGGAGCATATGGTTTTGGAACATGTCACGAAGAGCACCGCTTTGGTCATAATACGCAGCACGCTCTTCTACACCAACTGTTTCACTTGCCGTAATCTGTACATTGGCAATGTAACGGTTGGACCACAA includes:
- the zwf gene encoding glucose-6-phosphate dehydrogenase, producing MDAMTFVLFGATGDLAKRKIYPALYNLYIDQKMPKSFSVIGLGRRELSDADFQANVEKSLHEFSRQTPGEESQVRDFIGAFRYCSLNNTKLEDYTKLLELVQKREQELNIPENRMFYMSVAPEFFEPIALNIQESGLGNTKGWKKLIIEKPFGHDLQSARELNEKLSNTFAEEEIYRIDHFLGKPMVQNIETLTYANPVIQALWSNRYIANVQITASETVGVEERAAYYDQSGALRDMFQNHMLQLLMMIALHLPKRCTPEEIQFKKQKIAEALRPLTKENIASEVVRAQYGAGELQGASVVGYLDEPGIPAGSQNETYVAARLWIDDPFWSEVPFYIRTGKRLAEKSTRIVVEFKAPLKTGHESENTTEPNLLTIEIGPKESISLQLNAKNPLNQGEVEPMHMNFNSGERNIPEAYENLIYDAMRGDSTFFAHWNEVELAWQWVQPILEAFQEGSVPLDTYSAGSQGPESADRLIAENGYRWW